One window from the genome of Alnus glutinosa chromosome 13, dhAlnGlut1.1, whole genome shotgun sequence encodes:
- the LOC133854129 gene encoding protein NRT1/ PTR FAMILY 7.3: MACLEMSKEVKFKEEEEACTLDGSVDWHGRPAIRAKSGRWVAGIIILLNQGLATLAFFGVGVNLVLFLTRVLQQNNADAANSVSKWTGTVYIFSLVGAFLSDSYWGRYKTCAIFQLIFVIGLISLSLSSYLFLVRPIGCGDGKTPCGTHSTMEMGLFYFSIYLVALGNGGYQPNIATFGADQFDEDDSKEGHSKVAFFSFFYLALNLGSLFSNTILVFFEDKGMWALGFWVSAGSAFAALVLFLVGTPRYRHFKPNGNPLSRFCQVIVSAAKKWRFEMPPSAEGLFVVDGRESSTNGCRRILHTHGFKFLDRAAFITSRDFDDKNQSIHNPWRLCPITQVEEVKCILRLLPIWLCTIIYSVVFTQMASLFVEQGAAMKTKVSGFTIPPASMSSFDILSVALFIFLYRRVFDPLVGRIKKSNSRGITELQRMGIGLVIAVMAMVSAGIVECYRLKYAKKDRSHRDGSSSLSILWQIPQYAFIGASEVFMYVGQLEFFNAQTPDGLKSFGSALCMTSISLGNYVSSLLVSVVMKFSTEDNLPGWIPGNLNRGHLDRFFFLLAALTTVDMVVYIACAKWFKCIKMEGRFEENDKANDFTV, from the exons ATGGCCTGCTTAGAGATGAGTAAAGAG gttaagttcaaagaagaggaagaagcatGCACTCTTGATGGAAGTGTTGATTGGCATGGCCGCCCTGCGATCAGAGCAAAATCTGGACGATGGGTTGCTGGAATTATCATACTTT TGAACCAAGGTTTGGCTACCCTAGCATTTTTTGGGGTGGGAGTGAACCTGGTGCTGTTCCTGACAAGGGTCTTGCAGCAAAACAATGCTGATGCTGCTAACAGTGTGAGCAAATGGACTGGAACTGTCTACATCTTCTCTCTAGTTGGCGCTTTCCTCAGTGATTCCTACTGGGGAAGATACAAAACTTGTGCAATATTTCAGCTCATCTTTGTCATA GGTTTGATATCACTATCACTATCATCATACCTCTTCTTGGTCAGACCTATAGGCTGTGGGGATGGAAAAACTCCATGTGGTACACATTCAACCATGGAGATGGGGTTATTTTACTTCTCCATCTACCTTGTTGCCCTGGGAAATGGAGGGTATCAGCCAAATATAGCTACATTTGGAGCTGATCAGTTTGATGAAGACGACAGCAAGGAAGGACACTCAAAGGTTGCCTTTTTTAGCTTCTTCTACCTGGCTTTAAACCTTGGTTCCCTCTTCTCCAACACCATATTGGTGTTCTTTGAGGACAAGGGGATGTGGGCTTTAGGATTTTGGGTATCCGCAGGATCTGCCTTTGCAGCATTGGTCTTGTTTCTTGTTGGGACGCCAAGGTACAGGCACTTCAAGCCAAATGGCAACCCTCTCTCCAGGTTTTGCCAGGTCATAGTTTCGGCGGCAAAGAAATGGAGGTTCGAGATGCCACCAAGTGCAGAGGGCTTGTTTGTTGTGGATGGAAGAGAGTCTTCCACAAATGGTTGTAGAAGGATACTCCACACCCATGGATTCAA GTTCTTGGACAGGGCAGCATTTATCACATCAAGGGATTTTGACGACAAGAACCAGAGCATTCATAACCCATGGCGTCTCTGCCCAATTACCCAAGTGGAAGAAGTTAAATGCATTCTGAGACTGCTCCCAATTTGGCTCTGCACCATAATCTACTCAGTGGTCTTCACACAAATGGCCTCCCTCTTTGTGGAGCAAGGTGCTGCCATGAAAACTAAGGTCTCAGGCTTCACAATCCCACCTGCAAGCATGTCTAGCTTTGACATACTCAGCGTGGCCCTTTTTATCTTCCTTTACAGGCGAGTTTTTGATCCGCTTGTGGGTAGAATTAAGAAATCTAATTCCAGGGGGATTACTGAGCTGCAGAGAATGGGCATTGGCCTTGTTATAGCAGTGATGGCAATGGTTTCAGCTGGAATAGTGGAGTGCTATAGACTAAAGTATGCAAAAAAAGACCGCTCGCATCGTGATGGTTCAAGCTCCTTAAGCATCCTTTGGCAAATTCCTCAGTATGCATTTATAGGAGCTTCTGAAGTTTTTATGTATGTGGGTCAATTGGAGTTCTTCAATGCACAGACACCAGATGGGTTAAAGAGCTTTGGAAGTGCACTTTGCATGACATCTATCTCTCTTGGGAACTATGTGAGCAGCTTGCTTGTGAGTGTGGTGATGAAGTTCTCCACTGAGGATAACCTGCCAGGATGGATCCCAGGAAATCTGAACAGAGGTCATTTAGACaggtttttcttccttttagcCGCCTTGACAACAGTAGATATGGTTGTCTACATTGCTTGTGCTAAGTGGTTCAAGTGTATCAAGATGGAGGGAAGATTTGAAGAGAATGACAAGGCAAATGACTTTACTGTATGA